Proteins co-encoded in one Lagopus muta isolate bLagMut1 chromosome 25, bLagMut1 primary, whole genome shotgun sequence genomic window:
- the CNTD1 gene encoding cyclin N-terminal domain-containing protein 1, with amino-acid sequence MLSRVPVSSRFSSPDPLFGEVAPEIIEDTLIHLAMENEQHLSMLPGPVGCFREARAVEFIFLLSEKWHLDQPARYQAVELLERFMIKQVEQICTSPRQNVTGGEEGRSQNSLQEQIYDTFVLRLVSCIQLASKLSLHYNAVNSDTAVKFLQSLKYSYTKQELLESELAVLETLQFQINVSTPLAYIELLLEVLGHNGCLLPAKPLHQMCIQLLDFFYLKRDTIYDTLLSIAIENLTPSELQIAKFLIVKEDLMLLAVGIISTSAFVLNPEHWKKVQSFPNTLPLRVGKKVKVIYMFKNRQSLVDYWE; translated from the exons ATGCTGTCCCGGGTGCCAGTATCATCCAGATTCTCCAGCCCAGATCCGCTCTTTGGTGAAGTTGCTCCTGAGATTATCGAGGACACACTGATCCACCTGGCCATGGAGAATGAGCAGCACCTCAGCATGCTGCCCGGCCCTGTGGGCTGCTTCAGGGAGGCACGCGCTGTGG aaTTTATATTCCTTCTGTCTGAAAAATGGCACCTGGACCAACCAGCAAGGTATCAAGCAGTAGAGCTACTTGAAAG GTTTATGATCAAGCAAGTAGAACAAATCTGTACGTCCCCCCGACAGAACGTCACAGGCGGTGAAGAAGGCAGAAGCCAGAACTCTCTGCAAGAACAGATCTATGACACATTTGTCCTACGGCTGGTGTCGTGCATTCAGCTTGCGAGCAAACTTTCCTTACACTATAAT gcAGTTAACAGTGACACAGCTGTAAAATTTCTGCAATCCTTAAAATACTCATACACTAAACAAGAGTTGCTTGAGTCAGAGCTTGCTGTTTTGGAAACTCTGCAGTTCCAGATCAATGTGTCGACTCCACTGGCTTACATTGAACTGCTTCTAGAGGTTTTAG GACATAATGGCTGCTTACTTCCTGCAAAACCGCTGCATCAGATGTGCATACAACTACTAGACTTCTTCTATCTTAAAAGAGATACCATCTATGACACTTTACTGAGTATTGCCATTGAGAATTTGACACCAAGTGAACTGCAGAT AGCAAAGTTCTTGATAGTAAAGGAAGATTTAATGCTCTTGGCAGTTGGAATCATCAGCACAAGTGCTTTCGTGCTAAACCCTGAGCACTGGAAGAAGGTACAGTCATTTCCAAACACATTACCTCTAcgtgtggggaaaaaagtgaagGTTATTTATATGTTTAAGAACAGACAGAGCTTGGTAGACTACTGGGAGTGA
- the LOC125684722 gene encoding cytochrome c oxidase assembly factor 3 homolog, mitochondrial, which translates to MAAPREPVGEAAFARRIDPEREPGLSPEQRRFMAQVERAQRQRALQRQLRSRNVLLALGIGVVTAGIYGYTFYSVSQEQFLDELEQEAEAARARAWERQKSAAS; encoded by the exons ATGGCGGCGCCGAGGGAGCCTGTCGGGGAGGCGGCGTTTGCGCGGCGCATTGACCCGGAGCGGGAGCCGGGGCTGAGCCCTGAGCAGCGCCGCTTCATGGCGCAGGTGGAGCGCGCCCAGCGCCAGCGCGCCTTGCAGCGCCAGCTCCGCAGCCGCAACGTGTTGCTGGCCCTCGGCATCGGCGTGGTCACCGCGGGCATCT ACGGGTATACCTTCTACTCCGTGTCGCAGGAGCAGTTTCTGGACGAGCTGGAGCAGGAGGCGGAGGCGGCGCGGGCACGGGCCTGGGAGCGGCAGAAGAGTGCTGCGAGCTGA